Part of the Panicum virgatum strain AP13 chromosome 4N, P.virgatum_v5, whole genome shotgun sequence genome is shown below.
AAGTTTGAGTTGTAAAGTCTTCTGAGAAGGAAATGTAAAATGAATATATAGAGACAAATTTTTTTATTACTCCAGCTCCAACTTGAAGCACCAGTATTCAACCAAGAATGTCGATATTTGACTAACCTTGAGCCCTGCACaacaaaacaaagaaaataagATTTATTGATAGTCTAGTCATCACTTATTTAATAATCTCAAAACAATAAAACAGCATGTTCATATCTAGTTCTCAAGGAAGTCTGAATTTCCAGAAAAGGATAAAGTCATGAAACCTCCATTTCCATTATTGtgctttcagaaaaaaaaatcgaaaAATATAGCTAGATGCAGCATTAAGCTTACACTTCGCCATCACGCATTCGGGATCGAAATCGAGGTTCACGCTGAGATGATTGACTACCTCCCCTCGGTCGCACCATCCTCCTGCGTTGGACACTTCCAAAAACATCCTTATCTTTCTCTATATCTCCTTCAGTGCCATTATCATCTGATTCTTTGTCATTATATTTGCTTCTTTGCTCATGCCTGTCTCCTGTATCCACAtccttctctcttttcttgTCCTTAGGATCCCTATCATGAGCTTTCCATGCATCATCCTTAATCATCTTAGATTCTATTGTTGAATTCTCATGCTCAGCACTCCTAACAGCTCCATCAGATGAAGCTTTTTCCAGTATTGTGTTATCCTTTTCAATTACTACAGATGAATCTTTCTTAGTATCGTTGACTTCCTTGTCTCTCAAGGAATCTTTTCTCTCCCTGTCCCATTTTTCAGCATCCCTATCTTCCCTTTGCATTTCTCTTCGCTCAACACCACTACCTCCAAGCTGTATACCGGTTCTACGATCATTTTTATCACTTTCTCTTGCACCAAAGTCCCTATGTTTCTCATCCTTCTTTTTTCTGTCCTTGTCTCTGAACTTGTCTTCACTTTTTGGTTCAGCTTTGTTGTCACCTGCAGGTTCATGTGCATCTTTCGAATTATGTTCTTCCACGGAAGTTGAACCTTTGGGTGTTTCATCAGTGCCTTGCAAACCAGGACGAGACAAACGCCAATCCACATTATCAGACGGCTGTTCAAAATACCTTTTACCCCTATGTTCCTTGTTGTCCTTCCAGCCTAAGTTTGATGGAACAGTAGGATGACTATCCTTGTCAAATTTGGTATCACCTTTGTAATCAGCATGACCCCTCCTGTCAGTCCTTATTTCACTTTCATCTGCTCTATTGTCTACCTTTACATCACTCTCAACTTTATTAGCCTGAAATTCAATTCTAGGATCACTATAGTCACGTGCATCAGCTTTCGTCTCTCGATCATCCGCCTTAGTATCCCTTGCATCTTTATTTTGCTTTGATTCTAATCTGCTGTCAGATGAGATGGGGTGGTCAACAAAGTTGGTGGAGCTACCAGGCATCCGATGGGCCAGGGGTGGCCTGGACTCAAGACGTTGAATTTTGACGAATCTACCATCATGTTCAAAAGAACCATGGACATCACCGCTGCTCGACTGAATAGCTTTCCCAGGACTCGAATACAAGCTGCTATCATCCAAATGCCGTTTCGTAGGTGTAGAGTGGCTACTCTCCTCATGCAACCTCTTTGGAGCACCACTCATTTTTCCTCCAGAATGCAAATTAATGCCTCAAGAATAACCCAGATACAAAAGGAAGGAGCTCAATGCCTTTAATGAAATTCACTGCAAGAAAAATCTGGATCAGGACAGGGCACACCAGTTactcaatttttttatttagagACAAGAAATTTCAGAAAATCACAAATCTAGAACAAGTAGCAACAAGTTTGTTGTGAAGCGAGGTGCTCAATGTAATTCAAATATAACTTTATGGTCCATTAATTTCAGGATAGGGTTCTGAACACTAAATTGACCAAATCATTTATGGTAAAAAAATCAACCCAGCCTACTGTTGAcaggccaaaaaaaaaacatttcccCATATTTATAATTGTAAAAATAGCATGTTACCTATACCAATCATAACCTATGAAAAAAATGGCAGCAAGCAGGTGTTCAACCAAGTGCACGGTGAAATTTAAAGGAATAGATCTAGAGTTGATCTTACATCATGGAAATATGCACACAGGAAAATAACTGTAACATGAACTGTAAAAATAGTACAGAATATGGTCACATCATAGCAGATTATCCGACCACAAACCCTAGCTAGATAATCGACCCCTACCCCAACAAGCACTGGATAAGCTACCATCATATCGTAAGAAATGGAAAAGGTGGAGCCTTGCAAGCTCGAAATGGATGCCGGAAACAAAAGGATGCTGCAAAATGGTTCGAGCCTCACGCTGCAGAATGCATAGCCTCCTTTCACTCCAGCGCATCACAAGTGCAGTCCGCATAAACCCTAACCATTCTAGCGGATCCACGACCTCCGCATAAACCCCAACCATCCTAGCAGATCTGCAGCTCTAGCTGCGGAGCCCCTAGCCGCGGAAGGAGAGCGTCGGTTTCTCGTAGGCCTTACCTCGAACCCGAAGCCGGGGAAGGAGAGCGTGCGAGGACGACGGCCggaggcgtggcgaggggtCGAGGCTTCCAGGACGGAGGTCGAAGCGGGCGAGGAGCCGCGGGCGGGGgtcacgggcggcggcggcggccgggtagGAGCCGAGGACGAGCCGACGGCGGCCGGAGAGAatgggcggcgaggaggagcggccGGGCCCCGGCCTGCCGGTCCTCGACGGCGGTGGGGCGGCGTGGTAGCAGCAGGGGTAGCAGGGATGGGATGGGAGGAAAGGGGAATTGGGGTATCGGAAGAACAGGGCAAGGTTGGGGACGAGCCGGAGGACGACTGACTAGATCGAGTTTGAGTTCAAGTCATGGCTCTCCCCCTAtatttgcaacttgcaagcGCGTTGAGCAATTCAGGCCCATGGACTCTGGCGCTGGGCTTCCGGGACCTAGTTCCCCTCCGCGGCGGCCCATCTTGTGCAACGTCAGTCAGTAAGGCTGCGTGGACCGACCGCTGTTGCCCTCTCGGGCTCCGGATGGGCTGAAGGGCCCAAGGTCGGCCCCGTCCACCGTTTGCTGACTGCCTGACTTGGAGTTCCCAACCACACCAAAAAAGAAGAGTTGAAGAAGTTGCAAATGATTtactaattttattttttataaaaaaacttgTGACAATGACTCCTGCAGTTTCTTTGAACTTTTATGCGAATTTTTGTCTTAGAGGGGGGACTCTTGTTCTGCGTGCTGCACTAATCCCTTTTGGAAGATACTTGGTACTCCGTCTATACTAATAACCTGCTAGTAATTGCAGCTGGACGCCGTCCCTTTGGACTCCTAATCGATTTAGGAGACTGCCTGCGCGAGCCTTGTTCTTGAACCGAATCTGAGATAAGGTACCCAGCATAAACAAAATGTTGTTTTGTCCCCGACACAGAGTGCACTCGTGTCGCGACAGTGCTGGCTCACTGTGCTGTGATGAGCGACTAGGGCCACGAATATTTGAGAACGGCGTCGCGACGAGCAGTCCACATCCCGAGATTACCTTTGGCCGAAACGAAAATTTTTAAAGTAGAACGAAACAGAGCTGAAAGCGTTCAACACAATCGCGGTCCCACCCAAAAAGAAACTAAACGCTTTTTAGATTAGGCCCTCCAAATATATGATTGTAACAAGGCGGTCCCAAGTATCTGGGTGTTCTGTACTCCGTTGTTTCTATTTACGTatccaaatatatatatatgtgtgcatatatatatatatgtgtgtgtgagcGCGCATGCGTGCATTATGATTTATGAGCGTTTGAGTTGTACGGTATAATTTTATAAAATCGAAAGAGCAAATAATAATTTATGAAATAAAAAGGGAGGATCAATGCAAACAACTCGCAACAAACAATATAATTCAATTCCATCATTTCTTCCGTGCCTACCCTGACAGACTGTGGGGAAGGGTAGCAAATAAAGGTAACCtcaagcctagacaccacgtctatacTATCGGTTACTGCTCTAGCTCCAACCATACTCCATCTCAAGACTCCAGTCCTTAAACTAGAACACCCATCACAAGATCGTACGATGATCCCACAAACGAATAAAGAATAGAACTTACTTAACCTAGAAACTCACCACCATAGGAGATCAGAATACTTACTTAAAAGGAAGCATTCGTCAAGGTATAAGGCCGGGGAAGAGTGCCGATAGGCTGGCACTTTCCGCAAACtacccctcactctctccctattctaagTACTACAGAGGTAGGACTTCGCCTTGGGGTGGAGCTCTTTTCATTGTTGTGTGTTTAATGTGCGTTTCATCTCCTCATATAGCGCTCCAAGGACGGTTTCGGCTGCCAAATATATGGAAACACCCGGGCATTGACTTTATGAGGATAAGCATGATCTTCCCACCAAAGTGCACCTCAACGGGGACCTGTCCAAGTTCGGCTGGCCCCTAGTGGGCTCCCAGGCACCACCTTCGCCTGGTAGATTGGTAGGTGGCCCTTTTTCATGATCGTCGATGGTTCCCCTCAAGTTATGGTTTTGTCCCTTTTGCGGGCCCTTGGATCTCTGTGCTTTGCCCTAATTTGTCGGAGGTGTGTTTTGTTAGTCTTTGAGTGTGTTTTGAGCACACTTTCCTCCGGATGCAGGTATGGTCTTCTGCTAACAgtgtgtcggtgtttaccgccaagcttgctcagggatacccttagcagtagggtttgtaggtagggatcgacggctctggaactcgatggtgcaaggaacacaaagatttagacaggttagggtcgcgagttgcgtaataccctacgtcctgtgtggtggtttgtattgccttaggtgtagatgtgttttgagggggtccctgcccgcccttatatatccgggggacagggttacatggaaagtcctaactgagtacagttggagtccttctacaacacgatcgggtagtttccttttactgcagctagttctacgcctattcgggtagttacaaaagaggtaaggtacatccatgagctatcccttactctagaacattctatgtctgtaagtagtcccgctaccccgggtctgacaagcccccgagctcttcgtagccgagtcctgcaggcgtcgagtacttggctggacgtcttcgagttcttcgagtagtcagaacatccttctggttgcttctgactcttccttcagatacgtcgagtagtccttcaagtacttctgtttgcttcgaggctgtgaggtgctcaaaccccaaaatcttgatcatatatggtgcgcgaagtactcgcgctccatatggagtagcccccgagccttaggttgaatcgtagaatcaggctgagggccacttcagtctttttcttcttctttatttttcaaaaaaattgaaaataaatctctgatacatatattccgcagcccccgagtcttgaatttaaatccctccatttaggtttaagaatcaatgtaaactcgtgACAAAAACTGAAAACTTCCCTGAGAAGGAGAGAATCCGTTGGaatcccaaatattcacaaaattgcccctgaagaccgtataaagccgattgaaaacttccaagggtttcACCCCTTGAattcctggccgccgtcaaactcagatttcacatttgcctcttctcagtcaaaatccaaaagcccctcttGTAACCCCCGAGCCaaaactcgtgactttgagatggctcccaagaagaacaaattcAAAGTTGATGAGGGATCTGTCGCCAATATGTCCATaggttggcgtaaaagcaagatgtctgaatcattggtccgggagttggagaatatgggtctcctccaagagcagggcGTGAGCCAATGgtgcgctggtgaaggagaagattaccccatagaaggtacccttgagaccattatgtttcgtgattttgtagaacgtggtctcactcttcccgtgtcagaatttttctatagacttgtTCAGTTTTAGGGAATTTAgttacaccatctcactccccaatccatcttgcatctttcaattttcactcatttctgtgaggcattccttggacttctcccccatttccatcttttccaacatttcttctttcTTGTTCCAATCTCTAATGCCGCCAATCCCGCCGTtgtcgggggatgtgaattggtactccgccctgagaaccgagacgagtacttggcttatgatccgtCAGGTCaaggagccgaatggaagaaattctgATTCCAtattgggaactttgaatcccctCTTTCAGAAAGGACTgctggtgccccccaagtccaggagagctggtcgagtagaggacctggtggcaagcaaattgaagccattcttcgtgcgattgccattattaagaaaaaaggagtcagtggagatcatgtggtcttctcatttatcagtCACCGGACGCAGCCCCTCCagctgcgaaagcatcctgcctttagatatgaaggtacacaggatcccactaggatgtcctcagaaccattggcacAGTCTAAAGTaataaagagatgctgcaaagtactcgataacttcgacaagtctttgacacttccaacactcttctcggcacaaaatcctctcgagaatgcctgggtacgtgctttggataccatgtcgagtacttgtagttaaccCGTTTTGATCTTCTTACTAAGTATTGGCTTCTTTCTGCAGAagaattataaatcctggtattgtatgcctccgacttctgCAAATGTTGATTCTGACGACAGCAAGAAATGGAAGGTAGCTCCCGGATCTATATTGCAGaggaaagttcctcgtctcgatgccgatgagtaagtatataatattttgttgattgtatcccatttacctcagctttcttattcagaatcttgcttggctaggtCCAACATCTTTCGGCACATGAAAAAGATCAAATCCAAGAATTTGTCATATCAATATCTgtgatatcttcccatcaggttctccgaaagaccatactcgactaatagcagcagctcaagctcttgtggatgtggttgatatTGAAGAAGAGTCATCAAGTATcaagtccttggtggagcgtttggaagaagctccctagaaaatttttgacgttatgacggctacttccaagaattatctaacccacatgataggagttgtcaagtcatacttgcctcagtttaatttagctccgatagctaaatgaatagctcccagttgctctaatgagaaattccgagagtattgtaaggaatcagaagtgattgcggaggaaattctgaagaacatggcagagtagactgcttgtaacaactcttataatcttcagtgagctcttgtcgttgttcatagcttgtatcctgttggtgtgtcttcagaagcataatctgataccgtatgataagtatgaactagtcgatcaatcgagtagaataccctcatggagtaatccttaaagttaatcagtTAGGATGAGTCCCTTTTGgactatccaaatagaaaaatACTTGTAAAGAtacccataaactactcgatcagGCAAGTAGTGCGTccttaccaaggactggagtaatccgtaagacaaaactgttaggtacgaaccccgtcgggttgcccaagacgtagatgtcatagggatatccaaggcttactcgagcaaggcgagtaaggtgtcctttaaccaaggactggagtaatcattaaggcaaaactgttaggtacgaaacccgtcgggttgtccaagacgtaaatgccagaaagatatccaaaacttactcgagcgagacgagtaaggtgtctaacttgtaaactggagtaactactaagattgacctgctagggcgaaccccgtcggattgcccaagatggacaaaatgtagtagtatccataacgtacTTGAGCGAGCGATTAGTTTTGCATTGACAGCAATGTtggagttcctcatagttgaactgttaggatgaactccgtcgagttatccaagatggacaactagtaaaggtatccattcaccttctcgagctaggcgagtaggttgtgccctttaaaggaaaggatgcggcttgtgtagttgttctgatggaaaactgtgtaagcttatCCCGGACTGGTGATGCCGTCAAACTGCCTTTAATGTAATCGATATGTCAATAAGAATCCTCACTTTATGAAAGAAATCAACTGACACCACTAGtctgcttggatcaaggataaaacttgcgcaTGTGTTCCATGTTCCAGGAgttcggtacctcattgccatctgcatcagtgattctgtatgaacctaatcttgtaaccttagttacgatgaagagaccttcccatctggaatttaacttgtgcagtcctatctcatcctgaatccggcgaagtactagatctccaatgttgaaagatctttgctggacgttgcggtcatgatagcgtctgactccttgaagatatctagccaattgagttaaggcgttgactctggcctcttcgactgaatctaactccagttgtcgagcttcatctgcttctccttcttgataggcttctactcttggggatctccacatgatatccgcggatagtatagcctctgatccataggtaaggaagaaaggagattgtccagttgctttgctaggctgggttcgcagcccctagactacatgaggtagttcttgaatccacttgccgtctttcttggtgttggcgtcgtagagtcttttctttaagccgtcgagtactaaaccattgatgcgctcaacttgaCCGTTCGCCCGAGGATGAGCCACGGAAGCGTATTTGACCTCGATGCAGGAGTtatcacagaaatcccaaaaagattgtgacgtgaagttagatccaagatctgtaataatggtgtgaggaaaaccaaatcgatggataatgtcggagatgaagttcactgctctatctgatgagatcttgacaatgggcttgtactcgatccactttgtgaacttgtcgactgctaccagcacatgattgaatcctcctggagtgacggttaatggtccgatcatgtccaagcTCCAATAGGtgaacggccatgatggagggattgttatcaagttgtgtGTTGGGACGTGAGTTTTtttgccaaagaattggcagccagggcacCGTCTGACCAAGTCTTCTACGTCCGAaatagctgttggccagaagaatcccgacctatacgccttgccgactagtgtccttgatgcagcgtgattgccgcaaactccttgtgtatttctcggaggatgtctttgtcttcttcaagggtaacacacttcatgaggatgcctgaagcagagcgcttgtataggttgtcgccgatgaggacgaaacccttgctgcgcctggtgatgcgggcagcttcagcgcttttaggatcaacatgtggtggaaaCTTAAATTCCTTGATGAAATCAATAAACTGAGTTCGCCAGATGGAGTCCGGCATGAACTCGAGGGACTCCGTAACCATCTCGGAGTCCAGCGGGGAGGAGCCATCCTTGGGCACCACCTTCGACTCCGGCGGGAAGGAGTCCTGCAGCTCAACGAGAAGATCCGGAGCCACAGACTTCGGTGCGATGACCATCGAGTCCAGTGACAAGgaggccacggcgagcggcgagtcTAAGTCCAGGGCGAGCGGCAAGTCCGAGTCCATGGCGAGGACGAAGAGAAGCGCGACATCTCGGCCGAAGAGAGGCAACGGGCGAGGAAGGAATTCGAGGCGTGCGGCGTTAATGACGTCAGGGAACGAAGCGTGCGACACAGTGCAATTACTCCGTGTGCGGCGTGGCGCAAGTACTCAGGGGCAAAGAAGTCCAAGACCCATGTCTCGCCACATGGACGACTTCTAATCTGCTCTGGCCGACGGAGCGCAAGATGACTTCTAATATTAACCCGGAGGGAGTACAAGTTTAAACCTTGTAAGGATTAAGACTTTGAACCCCAGTAGCTAGCTTCAACTCTATAACTTGCCACTCTGACTAGAACCATTCCCATGAAGATATATGCAAGTTTAACAGTAACATAGTAGGTATTTGTctttttttcaaagaaaaataCAAGGTATAAAAACTAGTTGCGGATATCTTAAGCACCACGGCAAATTATAAGATAGATTGTGTGTGAATTCAAATACAGTGTTTGATAACCATATCAAGTTAGAGTAATAAGTTCATATCTTTATGTCAATGCGATATTCAATTCACACTTTTTGCTATTGATATTCAAGTTAGAGTAATAAGATACAAATGTTATTTTTATTGTAAATATAGTAGTAAGTTCTTGTAGTTAGTGGTGCAAATGACACTCATTGATACTACCAGTAGTAAGTTCTTTAGGCTTAGCAAACTCTACCGTGTAGTACTATTGAGATATCCATTTTGTCATCAGCTTTCATTTAGAATAGCACGTTTGATTTAGAAAAGGTTTCAGCGCTGCATCCGCACTGACATGTTCGCTGTGTGGCATGATGTTTTTAGTACCATAAAACCAAAGCGTGTAGTAGGACTCATGAGAGCAAGTATAATAACCGGCTGAGAGCCGACTGAGATCCATCGTGTGGGAGAGACAAAGTTGAAGCAGGCGCCTGGCAAATCATGGCTCGCACATCTCACTGCAACGCATTAATCGTTGGTGGggtccgccaccatccggcgtGCTCCGGCAAAGACTATTATCCTTGCTCTGAAGATCAAACACGTATCATATCATTAATACTTGCAATAGGATGGACTTCTTCGCAAAAAGCCATAACCCTACTATACCAATTTTTTTAAGGGCAACCCAATGATCGTTGAGCACAGCACAGCACCCCTCTCTCCAAAAAGAGGCGAGCCCACCACCAATCCACCATGGTCCCTCCACGTACACAAAAAATCACACACCAATTCCCAATGCCAAACGAGAATTATTAAAAAGCGAAgaacgaaaaaaaaagaaaagaaatactaGAGGCCACCAAGAAATCCGCTTTACCATCTCCGTTCCGCATATAACCCCGAGATTTTCCACACGAATTTCCCCATCCACTTCCCTCGTCACGACTCGCGATCTCGGTTGAAAGAGATGCCCCAGATGGCAGGAACGGTGTGAGGACTGTAGAGGGAGAGGACTGAggcgccgacctcgccgccgggatCCTATTCGTCCTCATCCCTGATCTCGCGTGTTCAGGCAAGCGATTCCGCCGGGGATTGCGGTCTGCcgttcttttctctctctctctctctctctctctctctctctctctctcgattgGGTTGTAACGGAATCTGAATTGCCGAATGCTGAGGCGTGCAGGTTTCTTGGGGTGGCCTTGGGAAGGAATGCTGGTGGCGACATGCTATGCCGCGGAGCCGTGCGATCGCTGTTGGATCGTCTTCGGCCGCCACCTCGGGGGTGGAAGCAGAACCCTAGCCCCGCCATGCCGACGGCCGTCGACCGCGCCTGCTTCTGCAGGTTCAGCCATTCCGCTGCGCACGGCGAGGGTCGCGCTGTGCTGCCGGGGAAGATGGGGTTCCTTCATCTGGCCGGCGGGCGGAGGTTTGCGCCGAGCGGCGCGCTCAGCTTGAAGGGGTGCCAGGGGtggcaggacggcggcggcggcagcgggttCAGGAGGAGGGTcgacggggaggcggcggggatcAAGGCGCAGGTGCTCACCAGGCAGCGCCAGCTGATGCGCGATCCGGAGGTCCTGCCGCCAGAGGAGGCAGCCGCCACCGCGAAGACCCTGAACGGGAACGGCGCATGCCGGCGAGGGAGGCCGCTGGGCTTCCCTGAGCAGGCTGTGGCGGCTAAGATGGTGGTTGCTGTTGATGTGGATGAAGGTATTCTATTGTGAAATGTTAAGTGCAGTCTGCTCATCTCTGAAATCTCAGTTTTGGGTAGCTGACTATTCTTGCTGTTGCCTGTTTGAGTTGTTACCTTGTGGTGCTTAGCTGGAACCAAATTATGAACTGAACAACAAACACTGCCCCAAAACATACATGTAGTCATGACCACAATTTACAATATCATAATATTGTCCCCTCATGCCTACCTTGTACAGGTCAAGGAAGTAACGTCACTTGTGTTTTTTCTTATAATTGATCTTTCCTTACTATCTTGTTCGCTGTATCTTGTTGCAGTTCTTGGAAGCTTTCTTGCAGCACTGAACAAATTTATTGCTGATCGTTATTCTTGGAATCACACAGTATCCGAATACCATGTGTATGAGTTCTTTAGGGTGAGATACACTCCTACCTTCCTTAAAAGATACTCAAATCCTGCAGTTAGTTTTCTTTAGCTAGTCACATTTTCATTTCAGTTTTCTCCAATGGGGGAGTTCTAACTTCTTTTAAATAACATATCCAGATATGGAACTGTTCTCGTGAAAGAGGTGAATCCTGGTGCTacttatttttatttcatttggAATTACACTTCTTGGCCTCTTAATCCTGGTGAATCCATCTTGGAATTCACCATTTGGGCATTGCTCTGATACTCTGCAGCTAATTATCTTGTCCACGAGTTCTTCACAACCCATTATTTCCAAGATGGTATACAGCCTATCCCCGGTGCCCGAGACGCTCTCCAAAATCTTTCTTCATTCTGTAGCTTGTCTATAGTAACGTAAGTCCTTCCCAATAATTTGATTTAAAAGACTCAATGAATTTGGCTTGTCTTATATGAGTTAGCCTAATGGTATACTATTTTGAAAAGATCTCGGCAGGATGCAATTAAGAATCACACATTAGAGTGGATCGAGAAGTATTATCCAGGCTTATTTGAGCAGATCCATTTCGGGAACCATTTTGCTTTGGAGGGCAAGTCAAGACCAAAATCAGAGATTTGCAGGCAAGATACTGGCTCACTGAGGGAGGCTGTTTTCTCAATCATATTAGAGACTGCAGTAACATTGTAACATGGCTCCACATACCCAAAATGCACAACAGTTGTTAGAACTGCAGCAGGCTTGTCTGTTTTTGCATTTCTGTTTTAGATTATTTCTGTAGCAACATGCCTCAGCAATATTTCACATATCTTGTCTGCTCAGAACTGTTTCAAGTGGTAGTTTTTCTGTTTCTACTCATAAGACTAACTTGTTTGCCATGGCAATTCCTCCTTGCAGATCATTTGGCGCTCAGGTTTTAATAGATGACAACCCAAGATATGCTATGGAGTGCGCTAATGATGGCATGAGGGTGCTGCTCTTCGATTACGATAACTCATACCCTTGGTGCAAGACTGGAGTTGACGAGTCGCATCCACTGGTGACCAAGGTCCACAACTGGGAAGAAGTGGAGGAGAAAC
Proteins encoded:
- the LOC120670407 gene encoding uncharacterized protein LOC120670407, whose amino-acid sequence is MLCRGAVRSLLDRLRPPPRGWKQNPSPAMPTAVDRACFCRFSHSAAHGEGRAVLPGKMGFLHLAGGRRFAPSGALSLKGCQGWQDGGGGSGFRRRVDGEAAGIKAQVLTRQRQLMRDPEVLPPEEAAATAKTLNGNGACRRGRPLGFPEQAVAAKMVVAVDVDEVLGSFLAALNKFIADRYSWNHTVSEYHVYEFFRIWNCSRERANYLVHEFFTTHYFQDGIQPIPGARDALQNLSSFCSLSIVTSRQDAIKNHTLEWIEKYYPGLFEQIHFGNHFALEGKSRPKSEICRSFGAQVLIDDNPRYAMECANDGMRVLLFDYDNSYPWCKTGVDESHPLVTKVHNWEEVEEKLLSWVVPES